The Leptospira sp. WS39.C2 genome contains a region encoding:
- a CDS encoding CopG family ribbon-helix-helix protein, with the protein MNQTVNISFEKALLKEIDKIAKREHRSRSELIREAARTYIEKKSKWQAIFDFGTKSVEKSNLTEADIFGEIKAVRRNRKAS; encoded by the coding sequence ATGAATCAGACAGTAAATATCTCTTTCGAAAAAGCTCTCTTAAAAGAAATCGATAAAATTGCAAAAAGAGAACATAGATCCAGATCTGAACTGATTCGTGAGGCAGCAAGGACTTACATTGAGAAAAAATCTAAGTGGCAAGCAATCTTCGATTTCGGTACTAAATCTGTTGAAAAATCAAATCTTACAGAAGCTGACATTTTTGGAGAAATTAAAGCAGTTAGAAGAAATAGAAAAGCTTCCTAA
- a CDS encoding DUF86 domain-containing protein, which produces MLKNRKNDLLYLLNIIEYIEKIYLYSNSFESPEILYETNDQMNYNAILSLLTQIGENSTKLSDETKNEYPYPWKDVVGLRNRIAHDYTGINIFIVFQTIKYSLPSLKEKAYQIIQDGISENIFDKSELLSTKESNYYSHIDFKKLEFEQ; this is translated from the coding sequence ATGTTAAAGAATAGAAAAAATGATCTTCTATACCTTCTCAATATAATCGAATACATCGAAAAAATTTACCTCTATTCAAATAGTTTTGAAAGTCCAGAAATTCTTTATGAAACTAATGATCAAATGAATTATAATGCTATTCTGAGTCTCCTAACCCAAATTGGTGAAAATAGCACTAAACTCAGTGACGAAACAAAAAATGAATACCCATATCCTTGGAAAGATGTAGTTGGTCTAAGGAATCGAATAGCACATGATTACACTGGTATTAACATTTTCATAGTATTTCAAACGATAAAATATTCCTTACCTAGCTTAAAAGAAAAAGCTTACCAAATTATCCAGGATGGAATTTCTGAAAACATTTTCGATAAATCCGAATTACTTTCAACTAAAGAAAGTAATTATTATTCACATATTGATTTCAAAAAATTAGAATTTGAACAATAG
- a CDS encoding HNH endonuclease signature motif containing protein: MGRKINENVERKMYAESMGRCMNPDCRKELFTQSGDIIEKAHIQPYSKTKNNSYENLIVLCPSCHTDFDKNIAYKPEEVKNWKHIRALEFEKFFAKHFKSFDELNKEIKPLLQENKNIFENYYLEDQKNIWDLFEGKILSNNKKIKSLLCYNLNLIQSHEHDKFSNLYLVQIYLTHIDEFEITRPKKEKARFVLFPEKINSLFGIKPIKDSLLPSTESLEALIIELINNGKFIEIKMGIDDPYLLIKEDKAIFRLFLSDTPRLRQYYDIYGCFRKANVRIGSLNFALKFINSREIDFSFIKETNLREIELENVKITFIYEYCLSRLELQNLSPKKNTVLVNLHNWNGGSCISKEAYELAKELKITLLTTDDFYKYINRLKNAKKYN, encoded by the coding sequence ATGGGAAGAAAGATAAATGAAAATGTAGAAAGAAAAATGTATGCTGAATCTATGGGAAGATGTATGAACCCAGACTGTAGAAAAGAATTATTTACACAATCAGGTGATATAATAGAGAAAGCCCACATTCAACCATATTCTAAAACAAAAAATAATTCCTATGAAAATTTAATTGTATTATGTCCTAGCTGCCATACAGATTTTGATAAAAATATTGCTTATAAGCCAGAGGAGGTAAAGAATTGGAAACATATTCGTGCATTAGAATTTGAAAAATTTTTCGCAAAGCATTTTAAATCTTTCGATGAATTGAATAAAGAAATAAAACCTCTACTCCAGGAAAATAAAAATATCTTTGAAAATTATTATCTAGAAGATCAAAAAAATATTTGGGATTTATTTGAAGGCAAAATTTTATCAAACAATAAAAAAATAAAATCACTTTTATGCTATAATTTAAATCTCATTCAATCGCATGAACACGATAAATTTTCTAATTTGTATTTAGTTCAAATATATTTGACGCATATTGATGAATTTGAAATAACTCGACCCAAAAAGGAAAAAGCAAGATTTGTCCTTTTCCCAGAAAAAATAAATTCTTTATTTGGAATTAAGCCAATTAAAGATTCTTTACTTCCTTCTACAGAATCCTTGGAAGCTTTAATCATTGAATTGATTAACAATGGAAAATTCATTGAAATCAAAATGGGTATAGATGATCCTTATCTTTTAATTAAAGAAGACAAAGCGATATTTAGACTTTTTTTATCTGATACTCCTCGATTAAGACAATATTATGACATTTATGGTTGTTTTAGAAAAGCTAATGTTAGAATAGGTAGCCTTAATTTTGCATTAAAATTCATAAACTCAAGGGAAATCGACTTTAGCTTCATCAAAGAAACAAATTTAAGAGAAATTGAACTAGAAAATGTAAAAATCACATTTATTTATGAATATTGTTTAAGTAGGCTAGAATTACAGAATCTATCACCTAAAAAAAATACTGTATTAGTAAATTTACACAATTGGAATGGAGGTTCATGTATTTCCAAAGAGGCATACGAATTAGCAAAAGAATTGAAGATAACTTTATTAACTACCGATGATTTTTATAAATATATTAATAGGCTTAAAAATGCTAAAAAATATAATTGA
- a CDS encoding UPF0175 family protein — translation MSLLQIEIPDHLLLAINETEDSLKNDLKFEFAKHLFTKGRFTLTQAAEFSSLDLKTFMQKISRDGIPVIDNDSDDLDSELSLLK, via the coding sequence ATGAGCCTTCTGCAGATAGAAATTCCAGATCATCTACTTTTAGCAATAAACGAAACAGAAGATTCATTGAAAAATGACTTAAAATTTGAATTCGCTAAACACCTTTTTACTAAGGGTAGATTTACTTTAACACAGGCAGCGGAGTTCTCATCTTTAGATCTAAAAACTTTCATGCAGAAAATCTCACGCGACGGAATACCTGTTATTGATAACGATTCCGATGACCTAGATTCCGAATTATCTCTGTTAAAATAA
- a CDS encoding helix-turn-helix domain-containing protein: MIKKKKELKSFDTDLNKFISQDIIEQAKAEAQKQIFKLRLAELRQKQGIKQTDVDGFSQVSVSRIESRSDIKISTLVDYVHACGFDVEIKAVPKKKRNKEEFVLLRA, from the coding sequence ATGATTAAGAAAAAAAAAGAATTAAAAAGTTTTGATACTGATCTTAATAAATTTATCTCACAAGATATTATTGAACAAGCAAAAGCTGAGGCTCAAAAACAAATCTTCAAATTGAGGCTTGCTGAACTAAGGCAAAAACAAGGAATCAAGCAAACTGATGTGGATGGTTTTTCTCAAGTCAGTGTTTCTAGAATTGAATCTAGGTCTGATATCAAAATCTCTACATTAGTCGATTATGTTCACGCCTGCGGATTTGATGTTGAGATTAAGGCTGTCCCCAAAAAAAAGAGGAACAAAGAAGAATTTGTTTTATTAAGAGCCTAA
- a CDS encoding integrase core domain-containing protein, whose protein sequence is MPWKENQVVDLRLDFVMASFEKGINFTQLCAQYGISTKCGYKWKERFLSEGKAGLLDKKRTPKNSPKKLPEEVVLELIKLKNNKKFWGSKKILELYKRKFPDVKPPDKSTLDRIFKKAGLTLPNKKKRVKHFGERISLPEKSTKPNHIWTVDFKGWWYTADSEKVNPLTIRDDYSKYILSIKTLSKGDIPSVKAEFIRLFKIYGLPEIIRSDNGPPFASMQSLLGLTKLSVWWLSLGIKLDRIEPGKPYQNGAHERMHKDMARELQHEIVGNITLHQKLFDKWRIEFNRERPHESLNMKTPEQVYLKSQRQFDPNADLLISYPFGFKQRHVNDRGYINWIGHLIMIGNPFNGFNVGIKKDKDTYSIWFANNKLGVIDNDFFLLISDPDSYKVHKPRKVTKKR, encoded by the coding sequence ATGCCTTGGAAGGAGAATCAGGTCGTGGATTTAAGATTAGATTTCGTTATGGCGAGCTTTGAGAAAGGAATCAATTTCACTCAGCTCTGTGCTCAGTATGGCATCTCAACTAAGTGTGGATACAAATGGAAAGAACGGTTTCTTTCTGAAGGAAAGGCGGGACTTCTAGACAAGAAGAGAACTCCAAAAAACTCTCCTAAGAAACTTCCTGAAGAGGTTGTTCTTGAGCTCATTAAGCTCAAGAACAATAAGAAGTTTTGGGGGTCAAAGAAGATTCTAGAACTCTACAAGAGAAAGTTTCCGGATGTTAAACCTCCAGACAAATCTACTCTTGATCGAATCTTCAAAAAAGCGGGACTTACTTTACCAAACAAAAAGAAGAGAGTCAAACACTTCGGAGAAAGAATTTCTCTACCAGAAAAATCTACTAAGCCTAACCACATTTGGACTGTTGACTTCAAAGGTTGGTGGTATACTGCTGATTCAGAAAAGGTCAATCCTCTAACGATCAGAGATGATTACTCTAAATACATTCTCTCTATCAAGACTCTTTCCAAAGGAGACATACCTTCTGTAAAAGCCGAATTTATTCGCTTATTTAAGATATACGGCCTACCTGAGATCATTAGGTCTGATAATGGTCCTCCTTTCGCTTCTATGCAATCTCTACTCGGACTCACTAAGCTTTCTGTTTGGTGGCTCTCTCTCGGTATTAAGCTAGATCGGATCGAACCCGGAAAGCCTTACCAGAATGGCGCTCATGAAAGAATGCACAAAGACATGGCTCGAGAACTTCAGCATGAGATCGTCGGAAACATTACTCTACATCAAAAACTCTTCGACAAATGGAGAATCGAATTTAACAGAGAAAGACCTCACGAGTCACTTAACATGAAAACTCCAGAACAAGTCTATCTGAAGTCACAACGGCAATTTGATCCTAATGCTGATCTCCTAATCTCATATCCTTTTGGGTTCAAGCAGAGACATGTCAATGACAGAGGTTACATCAATTGGATCGGGCACCTCATTATGATCGGAAATCCATTCAATGGATTCAATGTTGGAATTAAAAAAGATAAGGATACCTACTCTATCTGGTTTGCTAATAACAAATTAGGTGTTATAGATAACGATTTCTTCTTGCTTATTTCTGATCCTGATTCATACAAAGTTCATAAACCAAGAAAGGTTACTAAAAAGCGTTAA
- a CDS encoding type II toxin-antitoxin system HigB family toxin, with protein MHIISWKKLDDFINKHPNAESSLKSWFKIVKNTSFKDLNELRKIFNSVDQVGNLTVFNISGNHFRLIAAIHYNRQKVFVRNVLTHNEYDKGKWKKENL; from the coding sequence GTGCATATTATCAGCTGGAAGAAACTCGATGATTTTATTAATAAACATCCTAATGCTGAATCTTCACTTAAAAGCTGGTTTAAAATTGTCAAAAACACTTCTTTTAAAGATTTAAATGAATTAAGGAAAATTTTTAACTCTGTTGATCAAGTCGGTAATCTTACAGTTTTCAATATCAGCGGTAATCACTTCAGACTGATTGCAGCTATTCATTACAATCGACAAAAGGTCTTTGTTCGGAATGTTTTAACTCATAACGAATATGACAAAGGTAAATGGAAAAAGGAGAATTTATGA
- a CDS encoding DUF5615 family PIN-like protein, producing the protein MQVKILADENVDFRLIKLLRNSGHTVYSVLEEHKGIPDIQVINLAISLKAVILTLDKDFGEWVFSHKEYSNGIIFLRYSPNEYNEIFNALNFLLQKKSDEIYGKFIVLSKNKIRIRDIHL; encoded by the coding sequence TTGCAAGTTAAAATACTTGCAGACGAAAATGTCGATTTTCGCTTAATTAAACTTTTAAGAAATTCTGGACACACTGTTTACTCTGTTCTAGAAGAACATAAAGGTATTCCTGATATTCAAGTTATTAACTTAGCAATCTCACTAAAAGCAGTCATTCTAACTTTAGACAAAGATTTTGGAGAATGGGTCTTTTCACATAAAGAATATTCAAATGGAATTATTTTCCTTAGATATAGCCCAAACGAATATAATGAAATCTTTAATGCTTTAAACTTTCTTCTTCAAAAAAAATCAGATGAAATATATGGAAAGTTTATCGTACTTTCTAAGAACAAGATTCGAATTAGAGATATACACTTATAA
- a CDS encoding type II toxin-antitoxin system VapC family toxin, whose amino-acid sequence MIKAIIDTGPIVAFFDESDNYCLQCRSFLKNFKGRLFTTLAVVTEVSYLLSDNKRIQKAFIEWIDNNAISILNQGNEQFTSILFYMDKYSDRPMDFADASLMTISEVYEIPNIFTLDSDFRFYKSKKGKSLKIINESMI is encoded by the coding sequence ATGATTAAAGCAATTATTGATACTGGACCTATAGTTGCTTTCTTCGACGAATCAGATAATTATTGCCTACAATGTAGATCATTTCTTAAAAATTTTAAAGGCAGATTATTTACTACTCTTGCCGTAGTTACCGAAGTATCCTACTTATTATCAGATAACAAAAGAATACAAAAGGCTTTTATCGAATGGATTGATAACAATGCGATATCAATTTTAAACCAGGGCAATGAACAATTTACCTCTATTCTCTTTTATATGGACAAATATTCCGATCGACCAATGGATTTTGCAGACGCTTCGCTTATGACTATTTCAGAGGTTTATGAAATTCCTAATATATTCACTTTAGATAGTGATTTTAGGTTTTATAAATCAAAGAAAGGAAAATCTTTAAAAATCATAAATGAAAGCATGATTTAA
- a CDS encoding DUF2971 domain-containing protein: MNKNEFLTIFFDLIYHKKKNIFYPEDYYLHHYTDLEGLIGIIKNKCIYSTDSRFLNDLSEQTFSQNFILEYIEINYARKNRNKLTESILKILSDWKMPKTYITSFSKDSDSLSMWRGYGKEKIAFSLGFGKYFLNQTINTFAHLVNVYYKKNDQERLLKWIFDTIYNYYNINIEIFEDEENLKIFCSDIQNILVFVLPMLKHPKFIEEQEARLIIRPMEDININFKSSKRGLIQFVETSLNSDIFPFLIEEIKIGPTSDREYLKDSVYEFLIQCGSSIYDKRIKNSEIPYRE, translated from the coding sequence ATGAATAAAAATGAATTCTTAACAATCTTTTTCGATCTTATATACCATAAGAAAAAAAATATATTTTATCCTGAAGACTACTATTTACATCACTATACTGATTTAGAAGGCTTAATAGGAATTATTAAAAATAAATGCATTTATTCAACAGATTCAAGATTTTTAAATGATCTTTCGGAACAAACATTCTCCCAAAATTTCATTCTTGAATACATTGAAATAAATTACGCGAGAAAAAATAGAAATAAACTAACAGAATCTATACTAAAAATACTATCTGATTGGAAAATGCCTAAAACATATATAACAAGTTTTAGTAAAGATTCAGATTCATTAAGTATGTGGAGAGGATATGGAAAGGAAAAAATAGCCTTTTCCCTTGGTTTTGGAAAATATTTCCTTAACCAAACCATAAATACATTTGCTCACTTAGTAAATGTCTATTACAAAAAGAATGACCAAGAACGGCTATTAAAATGGATTTTCGATACCATCTATAATTATTATAATATCAATATTGAAATATTTGAAGATGAGGAAAACTTAAAAATATTCTGTTCCGATATTCAAAATATTTTGGTATTCGTCTTACCTATGCTAAAACATCCAAAATTTATTGAGGAACAAGAAGCAAGGCTGATAATTCGCCCCATGGAAGATATAAATATTAATTTTAAATCTTCAAAACGCGGATTAATTCAATTTGTTGAAACTAGTCTAAATTCGGATATTTTCCCCTTTTTAATCGAGGAAATTAAAATAGGTCCGACTAGTGATAGGGAATACTTAAAAGATTCAGTATACGAATTTCTTATTCAATGTGGATCGAGTATTTATGATAAAAGAATAAAAAATTCCGAGATTCCTTATCGTGAATAA
- a CDS encoding antitoxin — MNRAKLFKNGDSQAVRLPKEFRFKGKEVYIRKDGNCVIISPIEDAVDRLWNSLNDFSDDFKIERNQPHTFDKRNSI, encoded by the coding sequence ATGAATCGTGCAAAATTATTTAAAAATGGCGATAGTCAAGCTGTCAGACTTCCAAAAGAATTTCGATTTAAAGGAAAAGAAGTCTACATCAGAAAAGACGGGAATTGTGTCATCATTTCTCCGATCGAAGATGCTGTTGATAGACTATGGAATTCACTTAATGATTTTTCAGATGATTTTAAAATTGAAAGAAATCAACCGCATACTTTTGATAAGCGAAATTCTATATGA
- a CDS encoding nucleotidyltransferase family protein yields the protein MSVAVKNISEFQIFLKNSKLLSKYNLDRLGVFGSFARKDSNFHDIDILVENDIDFQSALSLKEELEKNLNLKVDLVLKKYANPIILHRANKEMIYVKE from the coding sequence ATGTCAGTAGCTGTGAAGAATATCTCGGAATTCCAGATTTTCCTCAAAAACTCTAAATTACTTTCAAAGTATAATTTAGATAGGCTAGGCGTTTTCGGATCTTTTGCTAGGAAAGATTCGAATTTTCATGACATTGACATTTTAGTTGAAAATGATATAGATTTTCAATCAGCATTATCTTTAAAAGAAGAACTTGAAAAAAACCTAAATCTTAAAGTAGACTTAGTTCTAAAGAAATATGCAAACCCAATAATACTGCATAGGGCAAATAAAGAAATGATCTATGTTAAAGAATAG
- a CDS encoding putative toxin-antitoxin system toxin component, PIN family: protein MLKALLDTNIYISAILFNGKPRLVLQDLIDEVFVGYISNEILEEIEETLVKPKFKLQNDFIQFTIEEIRNVTTIIKNKPLKDYLNLRDRDDFHILESAFSANVDFIITGDKDLLTLEKIKGLKIITPDEYLRIKEEFS from the coding sequence ATGCTTAAAGCTCTCTTAGATACAAACATTTACATTTCTGCGATTCTATTTAATGGAAAACCTAGGCTAGTTTTACAAGATTTAATAGACGAGGTTTTTGTTGGATATATTTCAAATGAAATTCTCGAAGAAATTGAAGAAACTTTAGTGAAACCTAAGTTTAAACTTCAAAATGATTTTATTCAGTTTACAATTGAAGAAATCAGAAATGTTACCACTATTATCAAAAATAAACCGCTAAAGGATTATTTAAATTTAAGAGATAGGGATGATTTTCACATTCTTGAATCTGCTTTTTCTGCAAATGTAGATTTCATAATTACTGGTGATAAAGACCTACTTACTCTTGAAAAAATCAAAGGTTTAAAAATAATCACACCTGATGAATATTTAAGAATCAAAGAGGAATTTAGCTAA
- a CDS encoding DUF433 domain-containing protein translates to MDYKARLTSSPEVLLGKPVIKNTRIAVDFILERLGEGMSIEHILEAYPSIEKEDILACIAYSSDVISRESLLAS, encoded by the coding sequence ATGGATTACAAAGCTAGATTAACATCATCTCCGGAAGTCTTACTAGGCAAACCGGTGATTAAAAATACTAGAATCGCAGTTGATTTCATTCTGGAAAGACTTGGAGAAGGAATGTCAATTGAACATATTCTAGAAGCTTATCCCTCTATTGAAAAAGAAGATATTCTCGCATGTATCGCTTATTCTAGCGATGTAATTAGCAGAGAGAGCTTACTTGCAAGTTAA
- a CDS encoding DUF3368 domain-containing protein, with product MIIIADSSPLISLAIINKLHLLDEIFQEIIVPFSVYEEIAQTDKKFNSILQEWTKPFIKKCNNIEAFKAYRLSLGKGESEAIVLSKEFKNSILLLDDKKARKVAKLENQKVIGTIGILISAKDKGLISEIKSSLMLLEEHDIHLSKALREKALEITGE from the coding sequence TTGATAATAATTGCTGACTCTTCTCCACTTATTTCACTAGCAATTATTAATAAGCTACATCTTTTAGATGAAATTTTTCAGGAAATCATCGTTCCATTCTCTGTTTACGAAGAAATTGCACAAACAGACAAAAAATTCAATTCCATCTTACAAGAATGGACTAAACCATTTATAAAAAAATGTAACAATATTGAGGCCTTTAAAGCCTATAGACTTTCATTAGGAAAAGGTGAATCAGAAGCTATCGTCTTATCGAAAGAATTTAAAAATAGTATTCTGTTACTTGATGATAAAAAAGCCAGAAAAGTAGCTAAATTAGAAAATCAAAAAGTCATAGGAACTATCGGAATTCTTATCTCCGCAAAAGATAAGGGATTAATTTCAGAAATTAAAAGTTCACTAATGCTTCTAGAAGAACATGATATCCATCTTTCCAAAGCTTTAAGAGAAAAAGCATTAGAAATTACTGGCGAATAA
- a CDS encoding toxin-antitoxin system HicB family antitoxin, protein MNKKNVLTIRIPEDLKERIEKTAATQGVSLNQFALYAFTRGISDIDTANFFKKRIQGKSKDSIEDGFKKVMGKVGKKDKVPTWDKL, encoded by the coding sequence ATGAATAAGAAAAATGTTCTCACAATTAGAATTCCTGAAGATCTTAAAGAAAGAATTGAAAAGACTGCAGCAACGCAAGGTGTTTCTCTCAATCAATTCGCTTTGTATGCTTTCACAAGAGGGATCAGCGATATTGATACTGCTAACTTTTTCAAAAAACGTATTCAAGGAAAATCTAAAGATTCTATCGAAGATGGTTTCAAGAAAGTTATGGGAAAAGTCGGAAAGAAAGATAAAGTTCCTACTTGGGACAAACTTTAA
- a CDS encoding ribbon-helix-helix protein, CopG family, translating into MISLRLPEELEKKLSEVAKIENKSKSEVIKESLIYYIDNFAKQPSAYELGAKYFGLYKSGIADKSINHQKYIKDALIKKQK; encoded by the coding sequence ATGATAAGCCTACGATTACCAGAAGAACTAGAAAAAAAACTTTCTGAAGTTGCTAAAATTGAAAACAAATCTAAGTCAGAAGTAATTAAAGAATCTTTAATTTACTATATTGATAATTTTGCAAAACAACCTTCTGCCTATGAACTAGGTGCAAAGTATTTCGGTTTATATAAAAGTGGTATTGCTGACAAATCTATTAACCATCAAAAATATATTAAAGATGCTTTAATCAAGAAACAAAAATGA
- a CDS encoding putative toxin-antitoxin system toxin component, PIN family, with the protein MRVTIDTNVLYQALRDNRGASHYILTLVENRRLELALSTPVFVEYSDVLLRDKSLSDLSLTKKDVNLVLDFIVFVATPFSINYLLRPNLGDENDNLFVELAFASNSRFLITSNTKDFNENKNLKFDSFKVITPTDFAKFWRLNYE; encoded by the coding sequence GTGCGGGTAACTATCGATACAAACGTTTTATATCAAGCTCTCCGAGATAACAGAGGGGCTTCGCATTATATTCTAACTTTAGTTGAAAACAGAAGACTTGAATTAGCTCTTTCAACTCCTGTTTTTGTTGAATACTCAGATGTCTTACTTCGGGATAAATCATTATCAGATTTGAGTTTAACAAAAAAGGACGTAAATTTAGTTTTGGATTTCATCGTATTCGTTGCTACTCCATTTTCTATTAATTATCTCTTGCGACCAAATCTTGGGGACGAAAACGATAATCTCTTTGTTGAACTTGCTTTTGCTAGTAATAGTCGATTTCTAATTACATCAAATACTAAGGATTTTAATGAAAATAAAAACCTTAAATTTGATTCTTTTAAAGTTATTACTCCGACTGATTTCGCTAAATTTTGGAGATTAAATTATGAATAA
- a CDS encoding type II toxin-antitoxin system HigA family antitoxin, with product MIQEIEKVKNVWHDVKDILSVPHTDKQYKKLVKVLDELIDEVGNNEKHQLAPLLETVGNLIEEYENDHFIQPNAEPIEVLKFLMEENNLTQKDLNILGSQGVVSEILNGKRDLNIRQIKALAEKFNISPAVFI from the coding sequence ATGATTCAAGAAATTGAAAAAGTTAAGAATGTTTGGCATGATGTTAAAGATATTCTCTCTGTTCCACACACTGATAAACAATACAAAAAACTTGTGAAAGTTTTGGATGAACTTATTGATGAAGTTGGTAATAATGAGAAACATCAACTTGCTCCTCTTCTCGAAACCGTTGGTAATCTGATTGAGGAATATGAAAATGATCACTTTATTCAGCCTAATGCTGAACCAATTGAAGTTTTAAAGTTTCTGATGGAAGAAAATAACCTTACTCAAAAGGATTTAAATATTTTGGGTAGCCAAGGTGTTGTTTCTGAAATTTTGAATGGAAAAAGAGATTTAAATATTCGTCAAATCAAGGCTTTGGCTGAAAAATTTAATATTTCTCCCGCTGTTTTTATCTAA
- a CDS encoding type II toxin-antitoxin system VapC family toxin: MNQYLLDTNICIYIINQKPETVYQKFKKVSLDNIFISAISEFELRYGVEKSQKSEQNQKNLNEFLGFLNVIPFDSESASIAGSIRTKLEKKGEIIGPYDLLIASQAIANDIILVTNNEKEFKRIKDLKIENWIN; encoded by the coding sequence ATGAATCAGTATTTGTTAGATACAAATATTTGCATTTATATCATTAATCAAAAGCCCGAAACAGTTTATCAAAAATTCAAAAAAGTTAGTCTTGATAATATATTTATTTCAGCCATTTCTGAGTTTGAACTTAGATATGGCGTTGAAAAAAGTCAAAAATCAGAACAAAACCAAAAAAATCTTAATGAATTTCTTGGATTTCTAAATGTTATTCCCTTCGATTCAGAATCTGCCTCTATAGCTGGATCAATAAGAACAAAACTAGAAAAAAAGGGAGAAATTATAGGTCCATATGACTTACTCATTGCATCACAAGCTATTGCAAATGATATAATACTAGTTACAAACAATGAAAAAGAATTTAAGAGAATCAAAGATCTTAAAATCGAAAACTGGATTAACTAG
- a CDS encoding type II toxin-antitoxin system RelE/ParE family toxin, producing the protein MYEIKRTEEMVLWLKELDNYAKKDILVSIEILKEFGPRLGRPHVDTITGSKIKNLKELRVNSKNRPFRIFFVFDPKRNAILLIGGNKATSKKFYPNMIKKSEELYAEYLGDL; encoded by the coding sequence GTGTATGAAATTAAAAGAACCGAAGAGATGGTTCTCTGGTTAAAAGAATTAGATAATTATGCAAAAAAGGATATTTTAGTTTCTATCGAAATCCTAAAAGAGTTTGGACCTAGACTTGGAAGACCACATGTTGACACCATTACTGGTTCTAAAATTAAAAATTTAAAGGAACTTAGAGTTAATAGCAAAAATAGACCCTTTAGAATATTTTTCGTATTTGATCCTAAGAGAAATGCTATTTTACTAATTGGCGGAAATAAAGCTACATCTAAGAAATTTTATCCAAACATGATTAAAAAATCTGAAGAATTATATGCTGAATATTTAGGAGATTTGTAA